GAAGGAACGACTGCTCAGGCATTATTTATCGCAAGTTCTTATCCATCCTCTAGAAATAGCGCTCAATTGGCTTTAGAGTATAAAAACTATCCTGAATTCGCGGGGCAAACTGTTTTGGTCTCAACCTTGCTTAGCAGTGTAACAGTTACAATTATTGTTTATGTATCAAAAATAATTTTTTAATTGAAAACCTAGCATCTCAGCTAGGTTTTTTCCATTATATAAAATCTGTTGTTTAAAGGTGAGTTATTAATAATTGCCTCTTAAAAAATCAATAAAAGTTTTCACTGTTGATAACTCCAAGTACTCTTTTCTAAAAAGTACCCATGTTATCCATTGTAATTTTTCACCATCTTGCCCATTTAGTTCTTTGTTGTATTTGTACTCACTGCCATCTTCAAGAACGATACCGGGAACAATAGTGTATCCGAGGCCAGCAGAGACCATTTTTTTTGCAATTTCCATATTTTCCACATGCATGGCAACTTTAGGGGTTTCAGAGTAATTTTCTGTCCACCAATTATCAAAAATCATCGTTAGTGCGGGGTCCGTGCCATAATCAATTCTTGGTATGCTTGGTAATTTAGTCATATCAAGCTCTTGATTTGATATGATATTAATCGTCTCTTTGGACACGACAATTTTTTCATCTGACCAATGGTGATTTCCACGTACAATTCCTATATGAAATTCTTGTTTATATACAGAATTGATAAGATCCAAGTTTAGTCCTGTATTAACGGAGAACTGAACTTTAGGATGTATAGAGTTAAACTCCATTAGTAAATTAGGGATCTTATAAAGAGCGATTGAACGTGAAACGCCTAGCCTTAAAGTGCCATTAAGCTCTTTATCTATGTTAGATAATTTCTCCTTTAAATCAGTTAATTTTAGATCCATTTCATTTGCATATCTAACTAAATACTCTCCTTGTTCGGTAAATTCAATGCCTCGTCTTCCTCTATATAGAATCGTAATATTAAACTCTTTTTCCAGCTGTTTAAGACGGTAGGAGAGAGAGGGTTGAGAAAGAAAAAGCTGTTCTGCAGTTTTTGTAATATTTTTTTCTTTATAGAGTGTTTTAAGAATCTTCCAGTCTTTATCATTCAATATCTTCACTCTCCAATCTTGATATAAAGAAAATTTATATGAATCTTTATTCGTTCATATATTTTTTTATATCTTAAGTATAAAGTTAATATAGTCAACACACAAGGAGTCTTAACACTTGCTATTTTTTAGATGTGAGAGCAATTACTATATATGGATAAAGTTTATGTGGGAGAACTATATGAGGAAGAGAAGCAAATATTCACAGGAGAGAAAGGGGGAGTTAGTTCAATTAAATGACTGGACAAAACTAAATCAAGTTATCATACATAACTTGATTTGGTCTATATTTCTTAAGCTACTCTATTCTTGTGGAAATCTCTTTTTCATATATGGAAATATCAAGTCCGTAATTTTCAGCTTCCTTTTTTAAAGTTTGATAGATTTTCTCGCTCAAAGGAATTCCAGATTGACGCCGTACTTTTACGACCCTCTGTTCAGGTTCTCCAGGATTCAAAATTTCATCGAATCCCTCAGCAAGAGGACATGCTTTTGCTCGTTTAACAAAAGTATCCATTCTTTCTTCATATTCTTCCTTTGTGACAAAGAGGTCCGGTCGAATCGCTATAAAGATATGACCAACATTTTGTGGTTCTGAATGATCGAAATAAAGACTCTTTACGTCTCCTCCATAATTGGCTCCTGTAAAAACACCCGCAAAAAGGTCCATAAGCATGGCCATAGCTGCACCTTTTGGGCCACCAAAAGGTAAACACACACCTTCAAATGCTTTTTGCGCATCAGTTGTTGAGACGCCATTGGCATCCAGAGCTAAACCTAAAGGAATTTCTTCACCATGAGCAGCTGCTAATCTTATTTTTCCTCTTGCAATGACAGTCATGGCCATATCTAGTACATAAGGAGCTTCATTTCCTGAAGGAAATCCAGCTGCAAAGGGCTTGCACCAAGAAACGCGTTTCTTCCGCCATAAACAGGGAGTGCGGGGGATGAATTTGTGTATGCCATTGAAATGAACCCTTTATCTATTGCCTGTAATACATAAAGTGCAGCCATACCGTAGTGGGTGCTATTTCTAACACCGACCATTCCAATCCCTGACTTTTCCGCTAACTTAATTGCTTCATCCATTGCGCGATGACCAGCTAAAAAACCCATTCCATTGTCACCATCGACTAATCCAACAGCAGATGTTTGTTGAGTAAATGTTATGTCTGGATTGGGTGTCACAACACCACGCCTAATTCGCTCCAAATACATTGGAATCCGAGAAATTCCATGAGAATCAAGACCACGTAAATTTGCAGCTACCAAATCATTGGCAATTATTAAAGCATTCTCACTGTTTAAACCTCCAGCTTTAAGTAAATTTTTTGCAAGGTCTACTAAAAGATCATGTGTAACATACATTTTAGACATTTATTTTCCCCCTTCTACAGATATGGTGTAACCTTACTTTCAAACCTATATTTTAAAATTAACCTATAATTGTAAGAAGGGTTAAATAGTGAAATGACATAGATATCTATTCAATAAAGCAATAGAAAACTTATATAGGAAATTTTAATGGATTTAGATAGAAAAATGCTATTTTAAAAATTCTGATTATTAATTTATATTATTGTTATGAAAATAGCGCTTTCATAAAGAGCATTTGCAGTTCCCGTATTTTTAGTAGGAATACTCATTTATGAAATAATGCTATCTTTTAAAGATTTAGCTTAAGCTAGTATTTTCGTATAAGAGAAAATCTTAGCTTTAAAAAGAGGAGGAATGACAACAAAGGGAGTTTAGTCATGAACTTTTAGATAATAAATTTTTTGGGAACTAATTTAAGCGCTTACAAAAAAGGGGGATTTATTATGAAGAAATTACTATCAATTGTGTTACTAGGATTACTTATGGTCATTTTAGGAGCTTGCAGTGGGGAGTCGGCATCCTCAAATGGTTCAGAAGATAAAGAACAAACAACTAATCATTCAAACTATCCGGAAAAACCAATTACAATTGTAGCGCCATCAGGGGCTGGCGGAGGATTGGATACAACTTCAAGAGCTTTGGCAAAGATACTAGATCAAACCGAGTTAATAAGTGAGACTATCACTGTTGAAAACAAACCAGGTGGAGGTCAAGTTGTTGGTACAGTTGAGTTTGCAAATAAAGAAGTTGGTAATGACTACAAACTATTACTAACATCTACTCCCTTTATCTTAAACAACCTCAAAAAGGAAGGGAATAGCCCAATTTCTTATAGAGATATTACGCCACTTGCTCAGTTAGTGACAGAAAACGCAGTATTGGCGGTAAGTGCTGATTCTAAATACAAAGACTTAACATCATTAATGGAAGATTTAAAGGCAAACCCAAGTAATATTACATTTGCAGGAGGGTCAGGACCGGGATCATATGATCACCTCAACATTGTTTACCCAGCCATGAAAGCAGAAGTAGATGTTAAATCAATAAAGTATGTTTCATATGACGGTGGTGGAGAAGCTTTAACTGCACTTCTTGGAGGAAATGCTGATGTTGTAAGTTCTGATGTTGCATCCGTTTACGAGTATCAAAAAGCCGGTAAGGTAAGAATTTTGGGTGTTTCTTCTGGAGAGAGATTACCAGGTGAGTTTGAGGCAATTCCAACTTACAAAGAACAAGGTATAGATGTTGAACTAACAAACTGGAGAGGGATATTTGGACCAAAAGATATGTCAGCTGACGCTAAAAAATACTGGGAAGAACAAATCGAAGCCCTTGTTACTACTGAAGATTGGCAGAATGAACTTAATAGTTTAGGTTTTCAAGATGGTTATCTTAACTCTGAAGATTTCATTAAGCAGATAGAAAAAGAAGAAGTCATGTATAAGGAGATCTTAACGACATTAGGAATGCAAAAATAAGTAGGTAGACAATTATTTAATCCAATCATCTATAATCGTGTTCATTGTCATGTAGAGAGGAATACTTATTCCTCTCTCTATTCTTAAATCGGGGGTTAGATAATGAGTAAGTCTTTTGATCGATATTCAGGTATGGTATTCTTTGCAATAGGTTTGGCCTTTGTTATTGAAAGTAGAAAAATTACGGAAAGTGCTTATGGGAGTAATGTTGGACCAGATATTTTTCCGCTAGGTTTAGGGTTGGCATTAATCTTATTAAGTATTCGGCTTTTTTATGAAACATTTAAATATCCTAAGGAAACGAAAATGAGAGAAAAGCTTGATTACAAGAAATTTGTCATTATTCTTATTTCAGCAGTACTTTATGGATTGTTTTTAGAAACAATCGGGTACGTTATTACAACCTTTTTATTCTTAATAGTTGGGTTTCAGGTAATGGAACGTGGGAAGTGGTGGAAATCGCTTGTCATTGCAGGTGGTTTTTCCTATGGTGTTTATTTCTTGTTTGTAGAGATATTAGAAGGAACTCTACCCGGATTTCCGGTTTGGTTCAGTTAGGAGGGGAATTTAGTGGAGAGTTTACAATTTTTAGCGGAAGGTTTTTATACAGCTTTACAGTGGCATAATCTCCTTTTTGCTTTAGTTGGCGTAATAATCGGAACAGCAGTGGGCGTACTTCCTGGAATTGGTCCTATGAGTGGTGTTGCCTTACTTATACCAGTTACAGCTTCATTTACAAGTGGACTTGATCCTGAGTCTGCGGCAGCTAGTTCTATTATTTTATTAGCTGGTGTTTATTATGGAGCAATGTATGGTGGTTCAACAACTTCTATATTATTAAATACACCTGGAGAATCTTCATCAGTTGTAACAGCTTTAGATGGTTATCAACTAGCAAAGAAAGGTAAGGCTGGAGTTGCATTATCGATTGCTGCAATTGGTTCTTTTGTGGCTGGAATTATTTCTTTAGTTGGACTTGTTCTTATGGCTAAACCATTATCTGAAATGGCATTGAAATTTGGGCCTGCAGAATATTTTTCATTAATGATTTTAGGGTTATGTGCAGTAAGTGGATTAGCAGGTAAATCGATGACAAAGGCGCTTATGATGACTGTTCTTGGTTTACTTCTTGCTACGATAGGTTTAGATAGTGTTTCGGGTGTTGCCCGTTTTACCTACGAAATTCCTACTTTATATTCAGGATTGGAATTTTTAACAATAGCTGTTGGTCTTTTTGCGTTAGGGGAGGTTTTTAAAACAATCTTAGAGAGGAGGAGCGATGGTGGAGTTGTTAGTAAGATAGGGCGTATTTTACCTACACGCCAAGACTTGAAAGAAAGCAGTGGCCCAATCACTAGGGGATCACTTTTGGGCTTTTTCATTGGTGTTTTACCAGGAGCAGGTGCAACATTGGCATCGTTTTTCTCTTATATTATGGAAAAAAAATTAGTAAGAATCCAGCCAAGTTTGGGAAAGGAGCAATCGAAGGGGTAGCTGCTCCAGAATCAGCAAACAATGCTGCTTCTGGAGGAGCGATGATACCACTTCTGACGCTTGGAATACCTGGTTCAGGAACAACGGCCATATTAATGGGTGCCTTAATTATGTATAATGTACAGCCAGGTCCGCTGTTATTTGAGGAACATCCTCAGGTAGCATGGGGGTTAATAGCTAGTATGTTTATTGGGAATTTTATGCTACTTATTCTTAATATGCCGCTTGTAAAAGTATTTGCAAAAGTCATAGAAACACCTGCAAAGTACTTATTGCCTATAATTATTGCCATCTCATTTTTTGGAGTATACGCGGTACAATTTTCAACTTTTGATTTAATCCTTTTATTAATCTGTGGAATCGTTGGATATTATTTACAGAAACATGATTTTCCAATTGCTCCAATCGTTTTAGGTCTTGTACTAGGCCCTATGATTGAAAATAATATGAGACGTGCCTTAACTAGTTCAAATGGTGACTTTATGGTTTTTCTGCAAAGTCCAGCTTCTTTAATCTTCTTGATTATTGCTTTAATGTGGGTGTTAATTCCTCTATTGTTAAAATTAAGAGGTAGAAACGTTATCATCAATGATGAATCATAGAATATAATTATCATAGAAAAACATTTCTGAGAATGAAAAATGACTCATTCTTAAAAATGTTTTTTTGTTTTATAGTTTATATAAATCTATATCTTTTATGAAGTTAACAAATGCTTTAACAACATTTAGATTTAGTGATTCTTCATGGTAGAACATCCATGTTTTCCTTGTTAAATAATTGCCTTTGTTATCTTTTAAGTATATTTTATGTATTTCTTCAATACCATCTACGAATAAAGATGGCATGATCGCATAACCCAATCCATTAAGAATCATTTCCTTGCACGTATCACCT
This Metabacillus endolithicus DNA region includes the following protein-coding sequences:
- a CDS encoding LysR family transcriptional regulator translates to MNDKDWKILKTLYKEKNITKTAEQLFLSQPSLSYRLKQLEKEFNITILYRGRRGIEFTEQGEYLVRYANEMDLKLTDLKEKLSNIDKELNGTLRLGVSRSIALYKIPNLLMEFNSIHPKVQFSVNTGLNLDLINSVYKQEFHIGIVRGNHHWSDEKIVVSKETINIISNQELDMTKLPSIPRIDYGTDPALTMIFDNWWTENYSETPKVAMHVENMEIAKKMVSAGLGYTIVPGIVLEDGSEYKYNKELNGQDGEKLQWITWVLFRKEYLELSTVKTFIDFLRGNY
- a CDS encoding Bug family tripartite tricarboxylate transporter substrate binding protein; its protein translation is MKKLLSIVLLGLLMVILGACSGESASSNGSEDKEQTTNHSNYPEKPITIVAPSGAGGGLDTTSRALAKILDQTELISETITVENKPGGGQVVGTVEFANKEVGNDYKLLLTSTPFILNNLKKEGNSPISYRDITPLAQLVTENAVLAVSADSKYKDLTSLMEDLKANPSNITFAGGSGPGSYDHLNIVYPAMKAEVDVKSIKYVSYDGGGEALTALLGGNADVVSSDVASVYEYQKAGKVRILGVSSGERLPGEFEAIPTYKEQGIDVELTNWRGIFGPKDMSADAKKYWEEQIEALVTTEDWQNELNSLGFQDGYLNSEDFIKQIEKEEVMYKEILTTLGMQK
- a CDS encoding tripartite tricarboxylate transporter TctB family protein translates to MSKSFDRYSGMVFFAIGLAFVIESRKITESAYGSNVGPDIFPLGLGLALILLSIRLFYETFKYPKETKMREKLDYKKFVIILISAVLYGLFLETIGYVITTFLFLIVGFQVMERGKWWKSLVIAGGFSYGVYFLFVEILEGTLPGFPVWFS